From a region of the Salminus brasiliensis chromosome 4, fSalBra1.hap2, whole genome shotgun sequence genome:
- the sertad2b gene encoding SERTA domain-containing protein 2b, with product MLGKGAKRKLDEDDEGMEGKALAADGLSKVSYTLQRQTIFNISLMKLYNQRALAEPSLEKRVLINNMLRRIQEELKQEGNLRPLFFPPSPPPDDPVDEGFREAQPAFGTLSVSAATPLAQPPASPAPPLPLSAPPLAGQTQLDACLTPASLLEEDSAAFCTPPPPSLSSSPLPDTPSRLHPQVGGDSFSSALDDIEELCPAAQASAGPTTTSPSALTAALHMPLQPPSQPSDSKDCSKPCSPKLEGLSPLPLERPSVATTANDSKLMETLPPNGLDMSTSPSASSSSGFLTDLALDDILFADIDTSMYDFDPCTSAAGAVPSKLAPVVTADDLLKTLSPYSGSAPAVSSNQPFKMDLTELDHIMEVLVGS from the coding sequence ATGTTGGGTAAAGGAGCAAAGCGGAAGCTGGACGAGGATGACGAGGGCATGGAAGGCAAAGCGCTGGCGGCCGATGGCCTCTCCAAGGTGTCCTACACGCTGCAGAGGCAGACCATCTTCAACATCTCTCTGATGAAGCTGTATAACCAGCGGGCTTTGGCTGAGCCCAGCCTGGAGAAGCGCGTGCTCATCAACAACATGCTGCGACGCATccaggaggagctgaagcaggaGGGCAACCTGCGGCCGCTTTTCTTTCCCCCGTCCCCTCCGCCGGACGACCCAGTGGACGAAGGCTTCCGAGAGGCGCAGCCAGCCTTTGGCACACTCTCTGTGTCTGCCGCCACTCCTTTGGCCCAGCCTCCTGCATCCCCAGCTCCACCTCTACCACTCTCGGCCCCGCCCCTTGCCGGTCAAACGCAGCTAGACGCCTGCCTTACTCCAGCATCACTGCTAGAGGAGGACAGCGCTGCTTTTTGCACACCACCGCCACCTTCACTTTCATCCTCACCCCTGCCGGACACACCGTCCAGACTCCATCCACAAGTAGGCGGAGACAGTTTCTCCTCTGCCTTGGACgacattgaggagctgtgtccAGCAGCCCAAGCATCAGCAGGGCCTACAACTACCTCCCCCTCCGCACTCACAGCGGCCCTACACATGCCCCTCCAGCCCCCTAGCCAACCCTCAGACTCCAAAGACTGCAGCAAACCCTGCAGCCCAAAGCTGGAGGGCCTAAGCCCGCTGCCCCTAGAGCGTCCGTCAGTGGCCACAACGGCCAATGACTCTAAACTGATGGAGACCCTCCCTCCCAATGGCCTGGACATGAGCACTTCTCCCTctgcctcctcttcctcaggcTTCCTCACTGACCTGGCCCTGGATGATATCCTCTTTGCTGACATAGACACATCCATGTACGATTTCGACCCCTGCACGTCTGCCGCAGGAGCCGTCCCCTCCAAACTGGCCCCTGTGGTGACCGCCGACGACCTCCTCAAGACTCTGTCCCCTTACAGCGGCTCCGCCCCCGCcgtcagctccaaccagcctTTCAAAATGGACCTTACAGAACTGGACCACATCATGGAGGTCCTGGTAGGCTCATGA